One stretch of Bradyrhizobium canariense DNA includes these proteins:
- a CDS encoding NADH:flavin oxidoreductase/NADH oxidase — MTQPLLFSPLDIRGVRLKNRVVVAPMHQYSAVEGFATDWHLVNVGKYAQGGAGLVIMESTKVARNGCGTVGDVGLWDDAFIPNLARCAAFIKAHGAVAGIQLGHAGRKARLSRPWEGGKPLRGDEPGIFDWEGWELVAPSAVPHTEKSPPPRALSHNEIRDLAVKWSEAAARADAAGFDVLEIHGAHGYLIHQFLSPVANVRTDQYGGSELNRMRFAIEVAECVRAVWPADKPLFMRLSCEDDAGWGPDESVRLAKLLKAQGVDVIDCSSGGTLAYSPSDSVRAQKYGYQVPYAEKIRNEADIMTMAVGHIVHADQAEAILQEGRADLTALAREIIYNPNWPMDAAQKLGADPNFDLVPPPYSYWLGKRAKSAFEGKPSTWTAGLADRGNTKL, encoded by the coding sequence ATGACGCAACCCCTGCTGTTTTCTCCGCTCGATATCAGGGGTGTGCGCCTGAAGAACCGCGTCGTGGTCGCGCCGATGCATCAATATTCGGCGGTTGAAGGATTTGCGACCGACTGGCATCTCGTCAACGTCGGCAAATATGCCCAAGGCGGCGCGGGCCTCGTCATCATGGAATCGACCAAGGTGGCGCGCAACGGCTGCGGCACCGTCGGCGATGTCGGGCTCTGGGATGACGCGTTTATTCCGAACCTTGCGCGCTGCGCGGCTTTCATCAAGGCGCACGGCGCCGTTGCCGGGATCCAGCTTGGTCACGCCGGCCGCAAGGCGCGGCTTTCGCGCCCATGGGAAGGCGGCAAGCCGCTGCGTGGCGATGAGCCCGGCATCTTCGACTGGGAGGGATGGGAATTGGTGGCGCCGAGCGCGGTGCCGCACACCGAGAAATCGCCGCCCCCGCGCGCGCTGTCCCATAACGAAATACGCGATCTCGCGGTGAAGTGGAGCGAGGCGGCGGCGCGCGCCGATGCAGCCGGTTTCGATGTGCTGGAGATTCACGGCGCCCATGGCTACCTGATCCATCAATTCCTGTCGCCCGTCGCCAACGTCAGAACCGACCAATATGGTGGCTCCGAACTCAACCGCATGCGGTTTGCGATCGAGGTGGCCGAATGCGTCCGCGCGGTTTGGCCGGCGGACAAGCCGTTGTTCATGCGTCTTTCCTGTGAGGACGATGCAGGCTGGGGACCGGATGAAAGCGTGCGGTTGGCGAAGCTGCTCAAGGCGCAGGGTGTCGATGTGATCGATTGCTCTTCCGGCGGCACGCTGGCCTATTCACCCAGCGATAGCGTGCGCGCCCAGAAATACGGCTACCAGGTCCCCTATGCCGAGAAAATTCGCAACGAGGCCGACATCATGACCATGGCGGTCGGGCATATCGTGCACGCCGACCAGGCGGAGGCAATCCTGCAAGAAGGCCGTGCCGACCTGACCGCACTCGCCCGCGAGATCATCTACAATCCAAACTGGCCGATGGACGCGGCACAGAAACTCGGCGCCGATCCCAATTTCGATCTTGTGCCGCCGCCTTATTCCTATTGGCTCGGCAAGCGCGCTAAATCGGCCTTCGAAGGCAAGCCATCGACATGGACTGCCGGGCTCGCAGATCGCGGCAACACAAAGCTTTGA
- a CDS encoding zinc-binding dehydrogenase: MSSENHQTGLQLRSLIKKSGELEISLANVPTPEPAEDEIVVRVEATPINPSDLGLLIGAADMTTAKSSGSKDAPVVTAKVPEAAMKAMAGRLDESMPVGNEGAGVVIKTGSSDAAKALMGKTVAMIGGAMYVQYRCLKARDVLVLPEGATPADGASCFVNPLTALGMTETMRREGHKALVHTAAASNLGQMLNRICIKDGIALVNIVRSSQQADILRKIGAKYVVDSSAPTFMDDLTNALVETGATLAFDAIGGGKLAGQILTCMEIAANKTAKVYSRYGSTVHKQVYIYGSLDPGPVELNRAFGMAWGVGGWLLFPFLQKIGRADGERLRQRVAAELKTTFASHYTKVVSLQEALQLSNIAAYAKRATGEKYLINPNKGG, translated from the coding sequence GTGAGTTCCGAGAATCATCAAACCGGACTTCAGTTACGCTCGTTGATCAAGAAGAGCGGCGAACTCGAGATATCCTTGGCCAACGTGCCGACGCCCGAACCGGCGGAGGATGAAATTGTCGTCCGCGTCGAGGCTACGCCGATCAATCCGTCAGACCTCGGGCTTCTGATCGGCGCTGCCGATATGACCACGGCCAAATCCTCCGGCTCGAAAGACGCGCCGGTGGTCACCGCGAAAGTCCCGGAAGCGGCGATGAAAGCCATGGCCGGACGGCTCGATGAATCCATGCCGGTCGGTAATGAGGGCGCCGGTGTCGTGATCAAGACCGGTTCGTCCGATGCAGCCAAAGCCCTGATGGGCAAGACCGTCGCCATGATCGGCGGCGCAATGTACGTGCAATACCGTTGCCTGAAGGCGCGCGACGTGCTGGTGCTGCCGGAAGGAGCGACGCCGGCAGACGGCGCTTCCTGTTTCGTCAATCCGCTGACCGCGCTCGGCATGACCGAAACCATGCGGCGGGAAGGCCACAAGGCGCTGGTGCATACCGCGGCCGCATCCAATCTGGGGCAGATGCTCAACAGGATCTGCATCAAGGACGGCATCGCGCTCGTCAATATCGTCCGCAGTTCGCAGCAGGCAGACATTCTACGAAAGATCGGCGCGAAATATGTGGTCGACTCCTCTGCACCCACTTTCATGGACGATCTGACCAATGCTCTGGTCGAGACCGGTGCGACGCTGGCGTTTGACGCCATCGGCGGCGGCAAACTTGCTGGCCAGATTCTCACCTGCATGGAGATTGCCGCCAACAAGACCGCCAAGGTCTACAGCCGTTATGGATCAACCGTGCATAAGCAGGTCTACATCTATGGCAGCCTCGATCCCGGCCCGGTCGAGTTGAACAGGGCATTCGGCATGGCCTGGGGCGTTGGCGGCTGGCTGTTGTTTCCGTTCCTGCAAAAGATCGGTCGCGCCGACGGCGAGCGGCTGCGCCAGCGCGTTGCCGCCGAGCTCAAGACCACGTTTGCCAGCCATTACACCAAGGTGGTGTCGCTGCAGGAGGCGCTACAGCTTTCGAACATCGCCGCCTATGCCAAGCGTGCGACCGGCGAAAAGTACCTGATCAATCCGAACAAGGGCGGATGA
- a CDS encoding MBL fold metallo-hydrolase: MTDLNRRHLLAGAAVAGAASALTSLGTPARASVPAAGAQAPGFYRYKVGTYECTSINDGARSFPMPDTFVTNVPKAKALEASEEAYMPKGMVTVPFNPQLINTGSKLILIDTGNGVANLEPAKGAVGRTLQNLAAAGVDPKSIDVVLLSHLHPDHTNGIRAADGSMAFPNAEIMAPSVDWAFWTSDENAAKAKSDLMKNYFANVKKTFAGIESKVTKYDWGKEVAPGITSIEAPGHTPGHTAFAIASGNSKILIQSDVTNIPEFFLRNPDWHVMYDENPELAQKTRHKFYDMASAEKATVVGFHFTFPCIGHVEKDGAKYRLVPSAWNPVI, encoded by the coding sequence ATGACTGATCTGAACCGTCGTCATCTTTTGGCCGGCGCCGCCGTAGCCGGTGCTGCAAGTGCTTTGACTTCGCTGGGGACCCCTGCGCGCGCCTCGGTGCCGGCCGCCGGCGCGCAAGCGCCCGGTTTCTACCGCTACAAGGTCGGGACTTACGAATGCACCTCGATCAATGACGGTGCGCGGTCGTTTCCGATGCCCGATACGTTCGTGACCAACGTACCAAAGGCCAAGGCGCTGGAGGCGTCGGAAGAGGCTTACATGCCGAAGGGCATGGTCACGGTGCCGTTCAACCCGCAGCTAATCAACACCGGCAGCAAGCTGATCCTGATCGATACCGGCAACGGTGTCGCCAATCTCGAACCGGCCAAGGGCGCGGTCGGACGCACGTTGCAAAATCTTGCCGCCGCCGGCGTCGATCCCAAGAGCATCGATGTCGTGCTACTGTCACATTTGCATCCGGATCACACCAACGGCATCCGTGCCGCCGACGGTTCGATGGCCTTCCCGAATGCCGAGATCATGGCGCCGTCGGTTGACTGGGCTTTCTGGACCAGCGATGAAAATGCCGCCAAGGCGAAGTCGGATCTGATGAAGAATTATTTCGCCAATGTGAAAAAGACCTTTGCCGGCATCGAGTCCAAGGTGACGAAGTATGACTGGGGCAAGGAAGTTGCGCCCGGCATCACCTCGATCGAAGCGCCGGGCCACACGCCCGGTCATACCGCTTTCGCAATCGCCTCCGGCAATTCGAAAATCCTGATTCAGTCCGACGTCACCAACATTCCCGAGTTCTTCCTGCGCAATCCGGATTGGCACGTGATGTATGACGAGAATCCCGAGCTGGCGCAGAAAACCCGTCACAAATTCTACGACATGGCGTCGGCGGAGAAAGCAACCGTGGTGGGCTTCCATTTCACCTTCCCCTGCATCGGCCATGTCGAGAAGGACGGCGCGAAGTACCGTCTGGTGCCGTCGGCCTGGAATCCGGTGATCTGA
- a CDS encoding NADPH-dependent FMN reductase has product MATHHVVVIAGSLRKESFTLKIANALTKLAPDTLKLDVVTLHDISFFNQDLESAPPADWVAFREKIQKSSGVLFVTPEYNRSIPGVLKNAIDVASRPYGKSSFLGKPVGIISNSPGPLGGVSAAKHLQNILPGISGPIMGQPEIYLNGVGDAFDDKGELIKESLLAVLKQYIDAYAAFVSRHHR; this is encoded by the coding sequence ATGGCCACTCATCACGTCGTCGTTATCGCCGGCAGTCTCCGCAAGGAAAGCTTCACCCTTAAAATCGCCAACGCGCTGACCAAGTTGGCGCCCGATACGCTGAAGCTCGACGTGGTCACGTTGCATGACATCTCGTTCTTCAATCAGGACCTGGAATCCGCACCGCCGGCCGATTGGGTGGCTTTCCGTGAGAAGATTCAGAAATCGAGCGGCGTCCTGTTCGTCACGCCCGAATACAACCGTTCGATCCCCGGCGTCTTGAAGAATGCCATCGACGTGGCCTCGCGCCCCTACGGCAAAAGCTCGTTCCTCGGCAAGCCGGTCGGCATCATCAGCAATTCGCCGGGTCCGCTCGGCGGCGTCAGCGCGGCCAAGCATTTACAGAATATCCTGCCTGGTATTTCCGGTCCGATCATGGGCCAGCCGGAAATCTATCTGAACGGCGTCGGCGACGCGTTCGACGACAAGGGCGAACTGATCAAGGAATCGCTCCTGGCGGTGCTGAAGCAATATATCGACGCCTATGCGGCCTTCGTGAGCCGGCATCACCGGTAG
- a CDS encoding FtsB family cell division protein, with protein sequence MVSRSRLKSVLTGLALYAMAAALIGYFGVNAYTGKYGLNAQQELDQEIIALTSELARLKQERAEGEQRVSLLRSDRVDPDMLDERARYQLDYVNPHDLVRIKPN encoded by the coding sequence ATGGTCTCTCGCAGCCGACTCAAATCCGTGCTCACGGGGCTCGCCCTCTATGCGATGGCGGCAGCCCTGATCGGCTATTTCGGTGTCAACGCCTACACCGGCAAATACGGATTGAACGCGCAGCAGGAACTTGACCAGGAAATCATCGCGCTGACATCCGAACTGGCGCGGCTGAAGCAGGAGCGGGCCGAGGGCGAGCAGCGTGTCTCGCTGCTGCGATCCGACCGGGTCGACCCCGACATGCTCGACGAGCGGGCACGCTATCAGCTCGACTACGTCAATCCGCACGATCTGGTCCGGATCAAGCCGAACTAG
- the pdhA gene encoding pyruvate dehydrogenase (acetyl-transferring) E1 component subunit alpha — MAAPKKTAAKESGQDKGSDSPPEFTREQELVALRDMLLIRRFEEKAGQLYGMGAIGGFCHLYIGQEAVVVGMQMALKKGDQVITGYRDHGHMLACGMEAKGVMAELTGRHGGYSKGKGGSMHMFSKEKNFFGGHGIVGAQVSLGTGLAFANRYRGNDFVSLAYFGDGASNQGQVYESFNMAELWKLPVIYVIENNRYAMGTSVTRSSAQTDFSKRGISFNIPGKQVDGMDVRAVKAAGDEAVAWCREGKGPFILEMQTYRYRGHSMSDPAKYRTREEVEKVRHDQDPIEQVRNRLLAAGMSEQELKAIDAEVREIVNNAADFAQHDPEPEPSELYTDIYR, encoded by the coding sequence ATGGCCGCACCCAAAAAAACCGCCGCGAAAGAATCAGGGCAGGACAAAGGGAGCGACTCCCCGCCGGAATTCACCAGAGAGCAGGAACTGGTCGCGCTGCGCGACATGCTGCTGATCCGGCGATTTGAGGAAAAGGCCGGCCAGCTCTACGGCATGGGAGCGATCGGCGGTTTCTGTCATCTCTATATCGGTCAGGAAGCGGTCGTTGTCGGCATGCAGATGGCCCTCAAAAAGGGCGATCAGGTCATAACGGGATACCGCGACCACGGGCACATGTTGGCCTGCGGGATGGAGGCCAAAGGCGTGATGGCCGAGCTCACCGGCCGTCACGGTGGCTATTCCAAGGGCAAGGGCGGCTCCATGCACATGTTCAGCAAGGAGAAGAATTTCTTCGGCGGCCACGGCATCGTCGGCGCGCAGGTGTCGCTCGGCACCGGCCTTGCTTTCGCCAACCGCTACCGCGGCAATGATTTTGTCAGCCTGGCCTATTTCGGCGACGGCGCCTCGAACCAGGGTCAGGTCTACGAGAGCTTCAACATGGCGGAGCTGTGGAAGCTTCCGGTGATCTATGTCATCGAGAACAACCGCTACGCGATGGGCACGTCGGTAACGCGCTCTTCGGCGCAGACCGATTTCTCCAAGCGCGGCATCTCCTTCAACATTCCGGGCAAGCAAGTCGACGGCATGGATGTCCGTGCGGTGAAGGCCGCCGGTGACGAGGCCGTCGCCTGGTGCCGCGAGGGCAAGGGGCCATTTATCCTGGAAATGCAGACCTACCGCTATCGCGGCCACTCGATGTCGGATCCGGCGAAATACCGCACGCGCGAGGAGGTCGAGAAGGTCCGTCACGATCAGGACCCGATCGAGCAGGTTCGCAACCGGCTGCTGGCGGCCGGCATGAGCGAGCAGGAATTGAAGGCCATCGACGCCGAGGTGCGCGAGATCGTCAACAATGCTGCAGATTTCGCGCAGCACGATCCCGAGCCCGAGCCGTCCGAACTTTACACTGATATCTATCGCTAA
- a CDS encoding pyruvate dehydrogenase complex E1 component subunit beta, protein MPIQVLMPALSPTMEKGNLAKWLKKEGETIKSGDVIAEIETDKATMEVEATDEGTLGKILIPEGTADVAVNTPIATILADGESASDLGRAAPAKAAESAPPAAAKTDGKTEAPQPKDDAQTGAKAPSAPKAVTEPDPEVPEGTEMVTMTIREALRDAMAEEMRRDPDVFLMGEEVAEYQGAYKISQGLLEEFGAKRVIDTPITEHGFAGIGIGAAMSGLKPIVEFMTFNFAMQAMDQIINSAAKTLYMSGGQMGCSIVFRGPNGAAARVAAQHSQDYSAWYSQIPGLKVIAPFSAADYKGLLKAAIRDPNPVIFLENEVLYGHSGEVPKLDDYVVPIGKARVVRSGNHVTIISWSNGMTYALKAAEELAKDGIEAEVVDLRTLRPMDTDTIVASVKKTGRAVTVEEGWQQNGVGAEIAARLMEHAFDYLDAPVARVSGKDVPMPYAANLEKLALPSVAEVVEAAKAVCYR, encoded by the coding sequence ATGCCAATTCAAGTGCTGATGCCTGCGCTGTCACCCACCATGGAAAAGGGCAACCTTGCCAAGTGGCTGAAGAAGGAGGGCGAGACGATCAAGTCGGGCGATGTCATCGCCGAGATCGAGACCGACAAGGCGACGATGGAAGTCGAGGCCACCGATGAGGGTACGCTCGGCAAGATCCTGATCCCGGAGGGCACCGCCGACGTTGCCGTCAACACGCCGATCGCCACCATTCTCGCCGATGGCGAGAGTGCTTCCGATCTCGGCAGGGCCGCGCCAGCAAAGGCCGCGGAGTCCGCGCCGCCGGCGGCAGCCAAGACTGATGGGAAAACTGAAGCGCCTCAGCCCAAGGATGACGCCCAAACCGGGGCTAAAGCGCCCTCGGCGCCAAAGGCCGTTACCGAGCCCGATCCGGAGGTGCCGGAAGGCACCGAGATGGTGACCATGACGATCCGCGAAGCCTTGCGCGACGCCATGGCCGAAGAAATGCGCCGCGACCCCGACGTGTTCCTGATGGGTGAGGAAGTCGCGGAATATCAGGGCGCCTACAAGATCAGCCAGGGATTGCTGGAGGAATTCGGCGCCAAGCGCGTGATCGATACGCCGATTACCGAGCACGGCTTTGCCGGCATCGGCATTGGCGCGGCGATGTCGGGGCTAAAGCCGATCGTCGAATTCATGACCTTCAACTTCGCCATGCAGGCGATGGACCAGATCATCAATTCCGCGGCGAAGACGCTGTACATGTCCGGCGGACAGATGGGCTGCTCGATCGTGTTCCGCGGACCGAATGGCGCCGCGGCCCGCGTCGCGGCCCAGCACAGCCAGGATTATTCGGCCTGGTATTCGCAAATTCCGGGACTGAAGGTGATCGCGCCGTTCTCGGCCGCTGATTACAAGGGCCTCCTGAAAGCCGCGATTCGCGATCCCAATCCGGTGATCTTCCTCGAAAACGAAGTTCTCTACGGCCATTCCGGCGAAGTCCCGAAGCTCGACGATTATGTGGTGCCGATCGGCAAGGCGCGCGTGGTGCGCTCCGGCAATCACGTCACCATCATCTCGTGGTCGAACGGCATGACCTACGCGCTGAAGGCGGCCGAAGAGCTTGCCAAGGACGGCATCGAGGCCGAAGTGGTCGACCTGCGTACGCTGCGCCCGATGGATACCGACACGATCGTCGCCTCCGTGAAAAAGACCGGCCGCGCGGTGACGGTGGAAGAGGGCTGGCAGCAAAACGGTGTCGGCGCCGAAATTGCGGCGCGCCTGATGGAGCACGCGTTCGATTACCTCGATGCACCGGTAGCGCGGGTGTCGGGCAAGGACGTGCCGATGCCGTACGCGGCCAACCTTGAAAAGCTGGCATTGCCTTCGGTGGCCGAGGTGGTCGAAGCCGCCAAAGCCGTTTGCTATCGGTGA
- a CDS encoding DUF5076 domain-containing protein, translating to MAGPKEQPLPPDVMGRDDATEVLRAFVLDGGLSIAFTRAFEEPDMWGLLLVDVARHAARAYARESAYTEEEALTRIVDMFEAEIARPTDTGSTTPRSQQGH from the coding sequence ATGGCCGGTCCCAAGGAGCAGCCATTGCCTCCAGACGTCATGGGTCGCGATGATGCCACGGAAGTGCTGCGCGCATTCGTCCTCGATGGCGGACTTTCCATCGCGTTCACGCGCGCATTCGAGGAGCCGGACATGTGGGGCCTGCTTCTGGTCGATGTCGCACGCCATGCCGCCCGCGCCTATGCGCGCGAGAGCGCCTACACCGAGGAAGAGGCGCTGACGCGCATCGTAGACATGTTCGAAGCCGAAATCGCGCGGCCGACCGACACGGGCAGCACCACGCCGCGGTCGCAACAAGGTCACTGA
- a CDS encoding pyruvate dehydrogenase complex dihydrolipoamide acetyltransferase: MPTNILMPALSPTMEKGNLAKWLKKEGDKVKSGDVIAEIETDKATMEVEAVDEGTLARIVVPEGTQDVAVNDVIAVLAGDGEDVKAAGAAPQPKAEAKSEAKPEAKAEAPKQEAPPAAVKAPAPASAPPAQAKPSAPQANGHDRTFSSPLARRLAKEAGIELARINGSGPHGRIIARDVEEAKSGKGLKAPAAAPAGAPALAQSMSDKQILALFEPGSYEIVPHDGMRRTIAQRLTASVQTVPHFYLTIDCDIGKLLAAREEINASAPKDKEKKPLYKLSVNDFVIKAMAVALQRIPDCNVSWTDGGMLKHKHSDIGVAVAMPGGLITPIIRSAETKSLSTISGEMKDFAARARARKLKLEEYQGGTTAISNLGMYGIKDFTAVINPPHATILAVGTSEERAVVRGGKIEIANIMSVTLSCDHRAVDGALGAELIGAFKMLIENPVMMMV; the protein is encoded by the coding sequence ATGCCAACCAACATTCTTATGCCTGCGCTGTCGCCCACGATGGAAAAGGGAAACCTTGCCAAGTGGCTCAAGAAAGAAGGCGACAAGGTCAAGTCCGGCGACGTGATCGCGGAGATCGAGACCGACAAGGCGACCATGGAGGTCGAAGCGGTCGATGAAGGCACGCTGGCCAGGATCGTCGTGCCGGAAGGTACCCAGGACGTTGCCGTGAACGACGTGATCGCGGTGCTCGCCGGCGATGGCGAAGACGTCAAAGCCGCAGGCGCTGCGCCCCAACCAAAGGCCGAAGCCAAATCCGAGGCGAAGCCCGAAGCCAAAGCGGAAGCTCCGAAGCAAGAAGCGCCTCCGGCTGCGGTGAAAGCACCGGCGCCGGCTTCTGCGCCACCGGCTCAGGCCAAGCCGTCCGCGCCGCAGGCCAACGGCCACGACCGCACGTTTTCCTCACCGCTGGCCCGACGCCTCGCCAAGGAGGCCGGCATCGAGCTTGCGCGCATCAATGGCAGCGGTCCGCATGGCCGCATTATCGCGCGCGACGTCGAAGAGGCGAAATCCGGCAAGGGACTGAAGGCACCTGCTGCTGCACCGGCCGGCGCACCCGCGCTGGCGCAGTCGATGTCGGACAAACAGATTCTCGCGCTGTTCGAACCAGGCAGCTACGAGATCGTGCCGCATGACGGCATGCGGCGCACCATCGCCCAGCGCCTGACGGCGTCGGTGCAGACGGTTCCGCATTTCTACCTGACGATCGACTGCGATATCGGCAAGCTGCTGGCGGCCCGCGAGGAGATCAATGCCTCCGCGCCGAAGGACAAGGAGAAGAAGCCGCTCTACAAGCTTTCGGTCAACGACTTCGTCATCAAGGCGATGGCGGTCGCGCTGCAACGCATTCCCGATTGCAACGTCAGCTGGACCGACGGCGGCATGCTGAAGCACAAGCATTCCGATATCGGCGTCGCGGTTGCGATGCCCGGCGGCCTGATCACCCCGATCATTCGAAGCGCCGAGACGAAATCACTGTCGACGATTTCAGGCGAGATGAAGGATTTCGCGGCGCGGGCGAGGGCGCGCAAACTCAAGCTCGAGGAATATCAGGGTGGCACCACGGCGATATCCAATCTCGGTATGTATGGGATCAAGGATTTCACGGCCGTGATCAATCCGCCGCACGCCACTATCCTGGCGGTGGGCACCAGCGAGGAGCGTGCGGTGGTGAGAGGCGGCAAGATCGAGATCGCCAACATCATGAGCGTGACCCTGTCCTGCGATCATCGCGCGGTCGACGGCGCACTGGGCGCGGAACTGATCGGCGCCTTCAAGATGCTGATCGAAAATCCGGTCATGATGATGGTGTAG
- a CDS encoding tautomerase family protein encodes MPLVRVALRRGKSADYKRAIGEGVYKAMRESFGVPEGDRFVVVSQHDESEFQFSRTYLDIPRTDDLVIIQITANNTRTVEQKKALFARIAELLAAEPGLRKEDVFINLVEVAKENWSFGNGIAQYA; translated from the coding sequence ATGCCGCTCGTCCGCGTTGCGTTGCGCCGGGGAAAGTCCGCCGACTACAAGCGGGCGATCGGGGAGGGCGTCTACAAAGCGATGCGCGAAAGCTTTGGCGTGCCGGAGGGAGACCGCTTCGTCGTCGTGTCCCAACACGATGAGAGTGAATTCCAGTTCAGCAGGACCTATCTCGATATCCCGCGGACGGACGATCTGGTCATCATTCAGATTACCGCCAACAACACCCGCACCGTCGAACAGAAGAAAGCATTGTTCGCGCGCATCGCGGAATTGCTGGCGGCCGAGCCGGGTCTGCGCAAAGAAGATGTCTTCATCAACCTGGTTGAAGTCGCCAAGGAAAACTGGTCGTTCGGCAATGGTATCGCGCAATATGCGTGA
- the lpdA gene encoding dihydrolipoyl dehydrogenase, giving the protein MADTPFDIIIIGSGPGGYVTAIRAAQLGYKTAIVEKSYLGGICLNWGCIPTKALLRSAEIFHYMQHAKDYGLSADNVSFDPKAVVQRSRGVSKRLNDGVGFLMKKNKVTVIWGDASIDAPGKITVKKSAAEAPKGALGEGAYQAKHIIIATGARPRVLPGLEPDKKLIWTYFEAMVPDKMPKSLLVVGSGAIGIEFASFFHTMGADVTVVEVLPQILPVEDAEIAGLARKRFEKQGIKILTDTKVMKLEKNSDSVVATIDDGKGKPQTVEFDRVISAVGVVGNIENLGLEKLGVKTDRGCIVIDGYCKTNVPGIYAIGDVAGPPMLAHKAEHEGVICVEAIKGLHPHAMDKLLIPGCTYCNPQVASVGLTEAKAKEGGREIRVGRFPFVGNGKAIALGEDQGLVKVVFDKKTGQLLGAHMIGAEVTELIQGYVVAMNLETTEEELMHTVFPHPTLSEMMKEAVLDAYGRVLNI; this is encoded by the coding sequence ATGGCCGATACACCCTTCGACATCATCATCATCGGTTCTGGCCCCGGCGGTTACGTCACGGCCATTCGTGCAGCCCAGCTCGGCTACAAGACCGCGATTGTCGAGAAATCCTATCTCGGAGGCATCTGCCTGAACTGGGGCTGTATCCCGACCAAAGCGCTGCTCCGCTCAGCGGAAATTTTCCATTATATGCAGCATGCGAAGGATTACGGTCTTTCTGCCGACAACGTGTCGTTCGACCCCAAAGCGGTGGTGCAGCGCTCGCGCGGCGTCTCGAAGCGCCTGAACGACGGCGTCGGCTTCCTGATGAAGAAGAACAAGGTCACGGTGATCTGGGGTGACGCTTCGATCGACGCGCCCGGCAAGATCACGGTGAAGAAATCCGCGGCCGAGGCGCCGAAGGGTGCGCTGGGCGAGGGCGCCTATCAGGCCAAGCACATCATCATCGCCACCGGTGCGCGGCCGCGCGTGCTGCCGGGACTTGAGCCCGACAAGAAACTGATCTGGACCTATTTTGAAGCGATGGTGCCGGACAAGATGCCGAAGTCGCTGCTGGTGGTGGGCTCCGGCGCGATCGGCATCGAGTTCGCGTCGTTCTTCCACACCATGGGCGCCGACGTGACGGTGGTCGAGGTGCTGCCGCAGATCCTCCCGGTCGAGGATGCCGAGATCGCGGGCCTGGCGCGCAAGCGGTTCGAGAAGCAAGGCATCAAGATTCTCACCGACACCAAGGTGATGAAGCTCGAGAAAAACAGCGACAGCGTCGTCGCCACCATCGACGATGGCAAGGGCAAGCCGCAAACGGTCGAGTTCGACCGGGTGATTTCGGCCGTCGGCGTGGTCGGCAATATCGAGAATCTGGGATTGGAGAAGCTCGGCGTCAAAACCGACCGCGGCTGTATCGTGATCGACGGCTATTGCAAGACCAACGTTCCGGGCATCTACGCCATCGGCGATGTCGCGGGCCCGCCGATGCTGGCGCATAAGGCTGAGCATGAGGGCGTGATCTGCGTCGAGGCCATCAAGGGCCTGCATCCGCACGCCATGGACAAGCTCCTGATTCCCGGCTGCACTTACTGCAATCCGCAGGTCGCATCGGTTGGTCTCACCGAAGCAAAAGCGAAAGAAGGCGGCCGCGAGATTCGCGTCGGCCGTTTCCCGTTCGTCGGCAACGGCAAGGCGATTGCGCTGGGCGAGGACCAGGGATTGGTCAAGGTGGTCTTTGACAAGAAAACCGGTCAGTTGCTCGGCGCGCATATGATCGGCGCCGAAGTCACCGAGCTGATCCAGGGCTACGTGGTCGCCATGAACCTGGAGACCACGGAAGAAGAGCTGATGCACACCGTGTTCCCGCACCCGACCTTGTCCGAAATGATGAAGGAAGCGGTGCTGGACGCCTATGGCCGAGTCCTGAACATTTAG